In Arthrobacter citreus, a genomic segment contains:
- a CDS encoding sulfite exporter TauE/SafE family protein has protein sequence MVSGLEEIQLATILLVVVAGLAAGWVDAVVGGGGLLQLPALLLIPGITPVQALATNKMGSIFGTTTSAITYYRRAHPDLRTALPMAGVALVGSFGGAVLALSLPSSVFKPIIVVALIAVAIFTATKPTVGELTKLRHQGRRHYGTAGAIGLAIGFYDGLIGPGTGSFLIISMVTFLGYNFLAASAKAKIVNMATNLGALAFFLPNGALLWGIGLILGLANMVGGYIGARMAVTQGSKFIRVVFLVVVGALICKLGYDVWVENIRG, from the coding sequence GTGGTCTCCGGTCTCGAGGAGATCCAGCTCGCCACCATCCTGCTTGTGGTGGTGGCGGGCCTGGCCGCCGGCTGGGTTGATGCTGTGGTGGGCGGCGGGGGACTGCTGCAGTTGCCCGCACTGCTGCTGATTCCGGGGATTACTCCGGTGCAGGCGCTGGCTACGAACAAGATGGGTTCCATCTTCGGCACCACCACCAGCGCCATCACGTACTACCGCCGTGCCCATCCTGACCTGCGCACGGCCCTGCCCATGGCCGGCGTTGCCCTGGTGGGCAGCTTCGGCGGCGCCGTGCTCGCTCTGTCGCTGCCGTCCTCGGTGTTCAAACCGATCATCGTGGTGGCCCTGATTGCGGTGGCGATCTTCACAGCCACCAAACCAACAGTCGGCGAGCTGACCAAGCTGCGCCACCAGGGCCGCCGGCACTATGGAACCGCCGGTGCCATCGGCCTGGCGATTGGATTCTATGACGGACTGATCGGACCGGGGACCGGGTCCTTCCTGATCATTTCCATGGTCACGTTCCTTGGCTACAACTTCCTGGCCGCCAGCGCCAAGGCCAAGATCGTGAACATGGCCACCAACCTCGGCGCCCTGGCGTTCTTCCTGCCCAACGGCGCACTGCTGTGGGGGATTGGCCTGATCCTGGGCCTGGCCAACATGGTGGGCGGCTACATCGGGGCGCGGATGGCCGTCACGCAGGGCAGCAAGTTTATCCGCGTGGTGTTCCTCGTGGTGGTCGGCGCGCTGATCTGCAAGCTCGGCTACGACGTGTGGGTGGAGAACATCCGCGGCTGA
- a CDS encoding proline--tRNA ligase: protein MVLRLSTLFLRTLREDPSDADVASHRLLVRAGYIRRAAPGIYSWLPLGLRVLGKVETIIREEMAAIGAQEVHFPALLPREPYEATNRWTEYGDNLFRLQDRKGNDYLLAPTHEEMFALLVKDLYNSYKDLPVSLFQIQNKYRDEARPRAGLLRGREFIMKDSYSFDIDDDGLEASYQAHRGAYLRIFERLGLEIVVVSAVSGAMGGSKSEEFLHPTPVGEDTYVRSAGGYAANVEAVTTVPPAEIDFTGAPAAKVVETPNTPTIDTLVADVNARFARESGEWTAADTLKNVVLAVTLPTGERRIVVVGVPGDRAVDLKRIEANIAAHVEIGGELEVDAATDEDIKKHPGLVKGYIGPGLSVDAPVLGTESATGLLYLVDPRVVSGTSWITGANEAGKHVIGLVAGRDFTWDGVIEAVEVSEGDEAPDGSGPLEAARGIEMGHIFQLGRKYAEALGVKVLDKNGKLVTVTMGSYGVGVTRAVAALAESNHDDKGIVWPRSVAPADVHVVATGRGEEIFAAAAALSEELEAAGLEVIYDDRPKVSPGVKFGDAELIGVPTILVVGRGLADGVVEIKDRATGVAENVPVAEAVEYVRRASAQ from the coding sequence GTGGTCCTTCGACTTTCCACCCTTTTCCTGCGCACCCTGCGCGAAGACCCTTCCGACGCCGACGTCGCCAGCCACCGCCTGCTGGTGCGTGCCGGCTACATCCGCCGCGCCGCTCCCGGCATTTACTCCTGGCTGCCGCTGGGACTGCGGGTGCTCGGCAAGGTGGAAACCATCATCCGTGAGGAAATGGCGGCCATCGGCGCCCAGGAAGTCCACTTCCCGGCCCTGCTGCCGCGTGAACCGTACGAAGCCACCAACCGCTGGACTGAGTACGGCGACAACCTCTTCCGACTGCAGGACCGCAAGGGCAACGACTACCTGCTGGCTCCCACGCATGAGGAAATGTTCGCGCTGCTGGTCAAAGACCTGTACAACTCGTACAAGGACCTGCCGGTCTCGCTGTTCCAGATCCAGAACAAGTACCGCGACGAAGCCCGTCCGCGCGCCGGCCTGCTGCGCGGGCGCGAGTTCATCATGAAGGATTCCTACTCCTTCGACATTGACGACGACGGCTTGGAGGCCAGCTACCAGGCGCACCGCGGCGCCTACCTGCGCATCTTCGAACGCCTCGGCCTGGAAATCGTTGTCGTGTCGGCGGTCTCCGGCGCCATGGGCGGCTCCAAGTCCGAGGAATTCCTGCACCCGACGCCGGTTGGCGAGGACACCTACGTCCGCTCAGCGGGCGGGTACGCCGCCAACGTCGAAGCCGTCACCACCGTCCCTCCGGCCGAGATCGACTTCACCGGCGCCCCCGCGGCGAAGGTCGTGGAGACCCCCAACACCCCGACCATCGACACCCTGGTGGCCGACGTCAACGCACGCTTCGCCCGGGAATCCGGCGAGTGGACAGCGGCGGACACCCTGAAGAACGTTGTGCTGGCCGTGACGCTGCCCACCGGCGAACGCCGGATCGTCGTCGTCGGCGTCCCCGGGGACCGTGCCGTGGACCTCAAGCGCATCGAAGCGAACATCGCCGCGCACGTGGAGATCGGCGGCGAGCTGGAAGTCGACGCCGCCACCGATGAGGACATCAAGAAGCACCCCGGCCTGGTCAAGGGCTACATCGGCCCGGGCCTGTCCGTGGACGCGCCGGTCCTCGGCACCGAATCCGCCACCGGCCTGCTGTACCTGGTGGACCCGCGCGTCGTTTCCGGCACCAGCTGGATCACCGGCGCCAACGAGGCCGGCAAGCACGTCATCGGCCTTGTAGCAGGACGCGACTTCACCTGGGACGGCGTCATCGAGGCCGTCGAGGTCAGCGAGGGCGACGAGGCTCCGGACGGATCCGGTCCGCTCGAAGCAGCCCGCGGCATCGAAATGGGCCACATCTTCCAGCTCGGCCGCAAGTACGCCGAAGCGCTGGGCGTGAAGGTCCTGGACAAGAACGGCAAGCTGGTCACCGTGACCATGGGCTCCTACGGCGTGGGCGTGACCCGTGCGGTGGCCGCCCTGGCCGAATCCAACCATGACGATAAGGGTATTGTCTGGCCGCGCTCCGTCGCTCCGGCCGACGTCCACGTGGTGGCCACCGGCCGCGGCGAGGAAATCTTCGCAGCGGCTGCTGCCCTGTCCGAGGAACTGGAAGCCGCGGGACTGGAAGTTATCTACGATGACCGGCCCAAGGTCTCCCCGGGCGTGAAGTTCGGCGACGCCGAGCTCATCGGCGTGCCCACCATCCTGGTGGTTGGCCGCGGCCTGGCCGACGGCGTCGTTGAGATCAAGGACCGCGCCACCGGCGTTGCCGAAAACGTTCCGGTGGCTGAAGCGGTGGAGTACGTGCGCCGCGCTTCAGCGCAGTAG
- a CDS encoding aminoglycoside phosphotransferase family protein, giving the protein MTVPVSIPGPLHRQYAQTRAGRDWLTSLPSLVDAARQRWGLTLDLQGREPWHGNGAMVLPVASPYGPAVLKVAYPHDEALTEPAALGLWSGFGAVRLYASHADSGTLLLERLDDARTLSDAAMDTAVEVWGGLVRKLSLPAADSPGWAGIPSLAERTEQLSDELPAAWEDLGRPIERRLLEAALEVCQTRGAVGRRSSNDVLVHTDLHFENILYRRPGADGHGFVAIDPQAMVGEPEFAAAPMLWNRIDELDQARPEAALRGRLLRLCAAGGLDPETARQWSVLREVDNCLDYNRDGKRKDAERSAWVAATLAN; this is encoded by the coding sequence ATGACGGTACCCGTGTCCATTCCCGGTCCCCTGCACCGGCAGTACGCCCAAACCCGTGCGGGCCGGGACTGGCTCACATCCCTTCCCTCGCTTGTCGACGCCGCCCGGCAGCGCTGGGGCCTCACCCTTGACCTGCAGGGACGGGAACCATGGCACGGCAACGGGGCCATGGTCCTCCCGGTTGCCTCGCCGTACGGCCCGGCGGTCCTGAAGGTGGCGTATCCGCATGACGAGGCCCTCACCGAACCGGCAGCGCTGGGCCTGTGGTCCGGATTCGGAGCAGTAAGGCTGTACGCAAGCCATGCCGACAGCGGAACGCTGCTGCTCGAACGCCTGGATGACGCCCGGACCCTGTCCGACGCCGCCATGGACACCGCCGTGGAGGTATGGGGCGGGCTGGTGCGGAAGCTGTCACTGCCGGCGGCGGACTCCCCCGGCTGGGCCGGGATCCCGTCGCTGGCCGAACGGACGGAGCAGCTCTCGGACGAGCTGCCCGCCGCCTGGGAAGACCTGGGGCGGCCCATCGAACGGCGCCTGCTGGAAGCGGCGCTGGAGGTCTGCCAGACCCGCGGCGCGGTGGGCCGGCGCAGCAGCAACGACGTACTGGTCCACACGGACCTGCATTTTGAGAACATCCTGTACCGCCGCCCGGGGGCCGACGGGCACGGGTTCGTGGCCATCGACCCCCAGGCGATGGTGGGGGAACCTGAATTTGCCGCCGCCCCCATGCTGTGGAACCGGATCGATGAGCTGGATCAGGCCCGGCCGGAGGCAGCCCTGCGCGGGCGGCTGCTCCGGCTCTGCGCGGCCGGCGGGCTGGATCCGGAAACGGCACGGCAGTGGAGCGTGCTGCGCGAGGTGGACAACTGCTTGGACTACAACCGTGACGGGAAGCGGAAGGACGCGGAACGCTCCGCCTGGGTGGCCGCCACCCTCGCGAACTAA